From Pseudopipra pipra isolate bDixPip1 unplaced genomic scaffold, bDixPip1.hap1 HAP1_SCAFFOLD_200, whole genome shotgun sequence, the proteins below share one genomic window:
- the LOC135408149 gene encoding uncharacterized protein LOC135408149 isoform X2, translating into MLRERSARRKTEGGDGARQEDRDKDRGQDRDRDRRSEAAPGAGTDRAAGRAQAAPSSACGTSAITDSSSLPCHPEGAAHLTPARRGRPCLGGKRLQGRKPRNAPTGWCCASQKRGKTAGKYSQEMSFYSISAGALRSHGPEGARPAGLCPAGDGHQFIAALLREVFRPPSGLHPTAAKVLVRHPSSFPGIKEPNESGGIPSLRGKGVWSSVAAWSRLRGSVSSRFS; encoded by the exons ATGCTGCGGGAGCGATCGGCGCGTCGGAAGACCGAGGGTGGCGATGGAGCTCGGCAGGAGGACCGGGACAAGGATCGGGGCCAGGACCGGGACCGCGACCGGAGGAGCGAg GcggccccaggagctggcactgaccGTGCCGCGGGtcgggcacaggctgctcccagctctgcctgcggaACTTCGGCAATTACCGACAGCAGTTCTTTGCCCTGCCATCCAGAAGGTGCGGCTCATCTGACACCAGCCAG ACGGGGAaggccctgcctgggagggaaacggctacaggggaggaaaccaagaaaTGCTCCAACCGGATGGTGCTGCGCGAGTCAAAAGAGGGGCAAGACCGCGGGCAAATACAGTCAGGAAATGAGCTTTTATTCAATCTCTGCAGGAGCCCTTCGCAGCCACGGGCCGGAGGGAGCGCGgccggctgggctgtgcccggctGGGGACGGGCACCAATTCAtcgctgccctgctcagggaggttttccGGCCCCCGTCCGGGCTTCACCCAACGGCTGCAAAGGTGCTCGTGCGGCATCCGAGCTCATTTCCAGGGATAAAGGAGCCAAACGAGTCCGGAGGGATCCCCTCGCTCCGAGGCAAAGGCGTTTGGTCGAGTGTCGCCGCCTGGTCCCGCCTGCGGGGGAGcgtctcctccag
- the LOC135408149 gene encoding uncharacterized protein LOC135408149 isoform X1, whose amino-acid sequence MLRERSARRKTEGGDGARQEDRDKDRGQDRDRDRRSEAAPGAGTDRAAGRAQAAPSSACGTSAITDSSSLPCHPEGAAHLTPARRGRPCLGGKRLQGRKPRNAPTGWCCASQKRGKTAGKYSQEMSFYSISAGALRSHGPEGARPAGLCPAGDGHQFIAALLREVFRPPSGLHPTAAKVLVRHPSSFPGIKEPNESGGIPSLRGKGVWSSVAAWSRLRGSVSSSFPGRRTGTHSHQGLTVPCSQSSAHSQRGNSSI is encoded by the exons ATGCTGCGGGAGCGATCGGCGCGTCGGAAGACCGAGGGTGGCGATGGAGCTCGGCAGGAGGACCGGGACAAGGATCGGGGCCAGGACCGGGACCGCGACCGGAGGAGCGAg GcggccccaggagctggcactgaccGTGCCGCGGGtcgggcacaggctgctcccagctctgcctgcggaACTTCGGCAATTACCGACAGCAGTTCTTTGCCCTGCCATCCAGAAGGTGCGGCTCATCTGACACCAGCCAG ACGGGGAaggccctgcctgggagggaaacggctacaggggaggaaaccaagaaaTGCTCCAACCGGATGGTGCTGCGCGAGTCAAAAGAGGGGCAAGACCGCGGGCAAATACAGTCAGGAAATGAGCTTTTATTCAATCTCTGCAGGAGCCCTTCGCAGCCACGGGCCGGAGGGAGCGCGgccggctgggctgtgcccggctGGGGACGGGCACCAATTCAtcgctgccctgctcagggaggttttccGGCCCCCGTCCGGGCTTCACCCAACGGCTGCAAAGGTGCTCGTGCGGCATCCGAGCTCATTTCCAGGGATAAAGGAGCCAAACGAGTCCGGAGGGATCCCCTCGCTCCGAGGCAAAGGCGTTTGGTCGAGTGTCGCCGCCTGGTCCCGCCTGCGGGGGAGcgtctcctccag tttcccagggagaagaacaggaactcacagccaccaaggcctgacagtcccctgcagccagagctcagcacacagccagagaggcaattccagcatctaa